A portion of the Naumovozyma castellii chromosome 2, complete genome genome contains these proteins:
- the NCAS0B07210 gene encoding uncharacterized protein (ancestral locus Anc_2.103) yields MGSRIQDPNSIKHYIPHMQANTTTQNTHTFRNPFHNGDTRQTTLRDEATPRTMPTLEPTPQQKKRHMSLPVSLFRHMRRFSPATHHSTVSFSKPVDESIFSLYNNYQEEKYRNIKPSIFLKKKLSETENEIEKERQMREFSERYWLMENELNESLFESSSDEEEEDEDWDFEVSDDECISYCEI; encoded by the coding sequence ATGGGTTCGAGAATACAAGACccaaattcaataaaacATTACATACCACACATGCAAGCAAACACAACAACACAAAACACACATACATTCAGGAACCCCTTCCATAATGGAGACACAAGACAAACAACACTACGGGACGAAGCAACACCAAGGACCATGCCGACACTAGAACCAACACCTCAACAGAAGAAAAGACACATGAGTCTCCCTGTGAGCTTGTTCCGACATATGAGGAGATTTTCACCCGCAACGCACCATTCCACTGTGTCGTTTTCCAAACCTGTGGACGAATCCATCTTTTCACTATACAACAATTACCAAGAGGAAAAATACAGGAATATAAAACCATCCatcttcttgaagaaaaaattaagtgAAACTGAGAATGAAATAGAGAAGGAAAGACAAATGAGGGAGTTCTCCGAGAGGTATTGGTTAATGGAGAACGAACTAAACGAGTCACTATTCGAGAGCTCCAGCGAcgaagaagaggaggatGAAGACTGGGACTTCGAGGTGAGTGACGACGAATGCATCTCCTACTGCGAGATATAA
- the ARO9 gene encoding aromatic-amino-acid:2-oxoglutarate transaminase (ancestral locus Anc_2.102): MTAIKDNVAIANSEHSSMTLESLRERYSKFLSRREANRKVITFWAEDEFDPNSIQMSGGMPNEGFFPIESINLKISNTPHFEKSERKTVTTNISKETPVELPLSKSMQYSETRGLNPLLDFIRYFIKWIGNSPPYEDSLWEVMLANGSSDSMFKVFETLCDESDTVLMEEFTFVPVISNVMATGAKCIPIKVNLNYEDQGIDIDYLSNLLNNWKEGPYKHLSKPKILYTISTGQNPMGMTLSMEKREKIYQIAQQHDLIILEDDPYTYLTFPKFDPQDKFNNPYENPNFTIKEYLQNHFTKSFITLDNDGRVIRLETFSKLFAPGLRLSFIIANKFLLEKFVDFSELSSRAPSGTSQAIVYSTVKALTTTRANNEKPDLEQMSKAWLSWIIQIAKHYTNRRNITLSTLYESNAYKKKLFSVIEPSAGMFINLKINNISINILEEMNKLDKLLSKNGVKVILGYKMAVSKEFSMSDCNFIRITISFAKNEEELKNASNKITKSIEEYFQKS; the protein is encoded by the coding sequence ATGACCGCCATCAAAGATAACGTCGCTATCGCTAACAGTGAacattcttcaatgacaCTCGAATCATTGAGAGAGAGGTATTCGAAATTTTTGTCAAGAAGAGAGGCAAACAGGAAAGTTATTACTTTTTGGGcagaagatgaatttgatcCAAATAGTATTCAAATGTCAGGTGGAATGCCCAATGAAGGGTTTTTCCCCATCGAGtcaatcaatttgaaaatatcaaatacACCACACTTTGAAAAAAGTGAAAGAAAAACTGTCACTACCAACATAAGTAAGGAAACTCCAGTGGAATTACCCTTGTCTAAATCCATGCAATACTCGGAAACAAGAGGTTTAAATCCTTTATTGGATTTTATTagatatttcatcaaatggATTGGAAATTCTCCACCATATGAGGATTCATTATGGGAGGTTATGTTGGCCAACGGATCAAGTGATTCGATGTTTAAagtatttgaaacattGTGTGATGAATCAGACACCGTATTAATGGAAGAATTTACGTTTGTACCTGTTATTTCAAACGTTATGGCAACAGGCGCTAAATGTATCCCAATTAAGGTTAATTTAAATTATGAGGATCAAGGTATTGATATCGATTATTTGAGTAATTTGTTAAACAATTGGAAGGAAGGACCCTACAAACATTTATCGAAGCCAAAGATTTTGTATACCATCTCAACAGGTCAAAATCCTATGGGGATGACTTTATCAATGGAAAAGAGggaaaaaatttatcaaattgcTCAACAACATGATTTAATAATCTTAGAAGATGATCCATACACTTATTTAACTTTCCCCAAATTTGATCCTCAAGACAAGTTCAATAATCCATATGAAAACCCAAACTTTACCATCAAAGAGTATTTACAAAATCACTTCACAAAATCATTTATCACATTAGATAATGATGGTAGAGTCATTAGGTTGGAAactttttccaaattatttgCTCCTGGTTTAAGGTTAAGTTTTATAATTGCAAATAAGTTTTTGttggaaaaatttgtaGATTTTTCTGAATTATCGTCAAGGGCACCAAGTGGAACTTCACAAGCAATTGTTTACTCTACCGTTAAAGCCTTGACCACAACTAGAgcaaataatgaaaaaccAGATTTAGAACAAATGTCCAAAGCTTGGCTTTCTTGGATTATTCAAATTGCAAAACATTATACaaatagaagaaatattacTTTATCCACTTTATATGAAAGTAATGCttataagaagaaattattttcCGTAATTGAACCATCAGCTGGAATgtttattaatttaaaaatcAACAATATTTCCATTAATATCCTGGAagaaatgaataaattggatAAACTATTAAGTAAAAATGGTGTAAAAGTTATATTAGGTTATAAAATGGCAGTATCCAAGGAATTTTCAATGTCCGATTGTAATTTTATTCGAA
- the YCK1 gene encoding serine/threonine protein kinase YCK1 (ancestral locus Anc_2.105), translating into MSRVQGPTPMAVNNLTNIPAPTSLSQQQQQRPSTSTHDDNSTIVGLHYRIGKKIGEGSFGVLFEGINMINGTPVAIKFEPRKTEAPQLKDEYRTYKILAGTPNIPLAYYFGQEGLHNILVIDLLGPSLEDLFDWCNRRFSVKTVVQVAVQMITLIEDLHANDLIYRDIKPDNFLIGRPGQPDENFIHLIDFGMAKQYRDPKTKQHIPYREKKSLSGTARYMSINTHLGREQSRRDDMEALGHVFFYFLRGQLPWQGLKAPNNKQKYERIGEKKRTTNVYDLAQGLPVQFARYLEVVRNLSFEETPDYRGYRELLLSSLDDLGQSADGEYDWMKLNGGKGWDLNINKKPNLHGYGHPTPPNEKSRRHRTNNNNNKVNAPVNQLSPHQLQQQQLHLQQQQMQMQQQQLQMQQISSQGQGHPSMQPLRSINPPQQEASKKLDPSSYEAYQQQVQQKYSQQQDKTRQNNAANQNNYHVNANPNTNQYASQQEPMNNLHQQAQPQQGKNNQMQQTADDASSESGKGFFSKLGCC; encoded by the coding sequence ATGTCGAGAGTGCAAGGCCCAACTCCCATGGCTGTAAACAACTTAACAAATATCCCTGCCCCCACCTCACTATctcagcaacaacaacagcgCCCTTCAACATCGACACATGATGACAATTCCACTATCGTCGGACTACATTATAGAATAGGGAAGAAAATTGGGGAAGGTTCATTCGGTGTGCTTTTTGAAGGTATCAACATGATTAATGGGACCCCCGTCGCCATTAAGTTCGAACCTAGAAAGACGGAAGCCCcacaattgaaagatgaatATAGAACTTACAAGATCCTTGCAGGAACACCAAATATACCATTGGCTTATTATTTCGGTCAAGAAGGCCTGCATAATATCTTAgttattgatttattggGACCAtcattggaagatttattcGATTGGTGTAATAGACGTTTTTCCGTAAAGACCGTGGTTCAGGTGGCAGTGCAAATGATCACTTTGATCGAAGATTTACATGctaatgatttgatttatAGAGATATTAAACCagataatttcttaattgGGAGACCTGGTCAACCggatgaaaatttcattcatttAATCGATTTTGGGATGGCTAAACAATATAGAGACCCAAAGACTAAACAACATATCCCATATCGtgaaaagaaatcattgaGCGGTACTGCAAGATATATGTCCATTAATACCCATTTAGGAAGAGAACAATCAAGAAGAGATGATATGGAAGCATTGGGTCATGTatttttctatttcttAAGAGGTCAATTGCCATGGCAAGGTCTAAAGGctccaaataataaacaaaaatacgaaagaattggagaaaagaagagaacAACTAATGTTTATGATTTAGCTCAAGGTTTACCAGTTCAATTTGCTCGTTATTTGGAAGTCGTAAGgaatttatcatttgaagaaactcCAGATTATCGTGGTTATCGTGAATTGTTACTATCATCGTTGGATGATTTAGGACAATCTGCTGATGGTGAATATGattggatgaaattgaatggTGGTAAAGGTTGGGATTTAAACATTAATAAGAAACCTAATCTACATGGATATGGACATCCAACACcaccaaatgaaaaatcaagAAGACATAGAAccaataacaacaataataagGTCAATGCACCAGTGAATCAATTATCACCTCATCAAttacaacaacagcaattGCATttacaacaacagcagATGCAAatgcaacaacaacaacttcaAATGCAACAGATATCAAGTCAAGGACAGGGACATCCATCCATGCAACCACTAAGGAGTATAAATCCACCACAACAAGAGGCATCCAAGAAATTGGATCCAAGTTCATACGAAGCATATCAACAACAAGTTCAACAAAAATACTCCCAGCAACAAGATAAGACGAGACAGAATAACGCTGCcaatcaaaataattatcaTGTAAATGCCAATCCAAATACAAACCAATATGCATCTCAACAAGAGCCAATGAATAATCTACATCAACAAGCACAACCTCAACAAGGGAAAAACAACCAAATGCAACAAACTGCAGATGATGCTTCTAGTGAATCCGGGAAGGGATTTTTCAGTAAATTAGGATGCTGTTAG